ATTACCAGTTTGAGTAATAAATGTGCCAGCATGCCTGTGGAATGAATTGTGGGGAATGTCGTTAGAGTAATCTATTACTTGGCCTGTAAGGTGTTTTCCGGGATATCCCGGAGGCATTTGAGAAGCTTCAAATCCACACCCCCTAAACCAAGGGAAGCTTCCGCTTACTGTAAATACCCCAACACAAACATTGTCTTTAAACTTGACATTTAGATCTTCAAGTTTTCCTTCATAACTCTTTTTTGCTATATCATAAAGAGAAGTCTCTATTGTTGGCCACCTGCCTTCTGCTTCGGGTGATCCATCTCTCCCGTTTATTTCAAATACATAAAAGTTGTAAGTATTATTCCCCTTTAAGGCACATAGACCAAAGTAGATTATTCCATTGAAAGCTAGTTTTTCTTCTTCTAAGAGATTTGTTAAAAACGGAACAACTATAGTATCCTCAATTTTTTTAACTAAATCTTCTCTGTCCTTCAAAAGTGGATGTGGGGCGACAACACCCATCCCACCCGTTATGTAGTTTACCATTTCACTTGGGTGGCCCATTCTCTTGTTGAATCTCTCAATCAAGAAAGTATCTTCTGGATCAAATCTTTCCGGAAAATCTTTTGCACTTCCAAGATATTTCACATGACCTTCATGAACTGCATAGAAAACCATTACCTCTTCGCCATAGAACCTTTCCTCTATGGTCAATTTATCCACGGGCTTACAAATAACACCAGATACCATAAAGTCATCAACAGCGCTCAAAGCCTCTTCAAGAGTATTACACACTCTTGATCCTTTTCCATCAAGTAAATATGGATACTTTACAACGTATTTCTTTCCGTTTTTACCGAAATTTTCATTTAGAAAAGCCTTTGCTGATTCTGGGCTATAAAAATTTTCAAAAGGAGGGCACGGTATGCCCCATTTTTTCATAAGTTCATTGGTATGGCATTTATCAGCTTCTACTATCATAGCCTTAGATGTTGGTCCCCAACAAGGTATTCCTTTTTTTTCGCAATTTTCTTTTAGTCCAAGTGATAGGTATTTTTCTTGGCCCCCAATTACCATATCAATATTATTTTCGGAAAGATAAGAAATAATATCATTAAGATCATCAAGTCTCTTTACCCTACCGTTATTTTCTTGAATCTCTTGTTTGTAATCGATAAAAAACTGCTTTACGTCATCAAAATTCTTAATCTTGACTCTATCGTTCCCAATTGGCCAGACGCATTTTTTTTCAAATGCCCCACCAAGATTTCCAGGGAGTACATGGACTTCTGATACATTCTTAGATCTAGTAATTGATTCTGCTAAAGCCCACTCTCTTGCCCCTCCACCAACAACAGCCCATACTTCGCTCAAAATATCACTATCCCTATATCTCTCCAGTTCTCTCACATTCCCTTGTTTTTGTTAGGGAATGCCTTGTTTCTTCAGGTATGTGTGTTGGATAATCTCCATTAAGACATGCAAGGCATAGTTCATCTTTTTTAAGCCCAATTGCCTTTACTAGGCCTTTTATCGTCTGGTATGTAACTGAGTCCGCACCAATCATTTCTGCAACATCATCTGTGTTTCGCGCTGCAATTAACTCCTTTTCAGTAGGCATATCTATACCATAATAACATGGATGTTTTATAGGGGGGCAAGTAGAAATCATATGAACTTCTTTGGCGCCATTATCCCTTAGCATTGTAACTATTCTCTTGCTAGTTGTTCCTCTAACAATACTATCATCCACAAGAATTACTCTTTTTCCCCTAATTTCTCCTTTTATGACGTTTAGTTTATCTCTAACTGCCACATCTCTTGATATTTGAGTTGGCATGATGAAAGTTCTTCCAATGTACCTGTTTTTTATCAAACCTTCCCTCTGCTTAATCCCATACTTCTCAGAAAATCCTAAAGCTGCTGTTCTTGCAGTGTCAGGTACAGGTATTACTACATCACCTTCTCCTTCAAATTCTATGTTCCTCCCCAGTTCCATTCTAGCTTCGTAGACACTTTTGCCCTCTATAACAGAATCTGGTCTTGAAAAATAGACCCATTCAAACATACAGTGAGCCCTACCTTTTGGGCATAATAATCTCTTCTCAGCATTATTATCTTCAACAACTATAGCTTCACCAGGCAGTAAATCCCTAACAAGAGAATAACCATTCACGTCAAGACCAACACTTTCAGAAGAAAAAGAAAAGGCAGTTTCATCCAAATTCGTTTTCTCTCCGAATACTAATGGTCTGTTTCCATACGGGTCTCTGAAAGCTATGAGTTTTTTTGGTAACATCATAACTGCAGAATAGCTGCCATCAATTCTTTCCATAGTTCCTTTGATGGCCTCAAAAGTATCGTTTTTCATTAACTCTTCTGAAAGAATATTTATCATGACCTCGGTGTCTGACTTTGAATGAATGCATCTATGCTTCCCTTCAAGTTCCACCTTTAAATCCTGATAATTCGTAATATTACCGTTATGTGCAAGACCGATTCCATAAGGATAGCTCAAAAAGAAAGGCTGAGCTTCACAAAGGGTATTTGTTCCAGCTGTTGGATACCTTACATGCCCTATGGCTTTAGAACCTTCAAGCTTTGATAACTCTTCCTTATTGAAAACATTCAACACAAGACCTTTTTCCTTTTTCTGATGGACTATCCCATCAAATGATAGTATACCCGCAGAATCTTGTCCCCTGTGCTGAATAGCTAAAAGCCCTCTATAGCACTCATATGCAGAATTATTCGATGAAGTACCTAATATGCCGCACATTTTTATTTTTCCTCTATATATTTTAAAACCGATTCAAAGAGTTTCATACCCGAATTCCCATTCTTATTTTTATCGAAATAAGCCCTTTCTGGATGTGGCATCATCCCGAATACATTTCCAGCCTCATTACAAATACCGGCTATATTGTGTGCCGAGCCATTTGGATTCCAAGGATATCCCGCATATTCTCCGTCTTTATCGACATATCTAAATACAACTTGATCATTTTCAAATAATCTATCAAAGTATTCTTTTTCCTTTTCTCTTGGAAACAGTAGCTTCCCTTCTCCATGAGCTGATGGAACAAGCATTACTTCTCCTCTAGGTATATTTCTTGTGAAGACACACTTGCCTTTGTTTTCATGTTTTAGTAATGTTGGTCTACATTCAAATCTTGCAGAATTATTCAAAAATAGACATGCATCAGGATAATCCATTCTTTTAAATCCAGGTAGGACTCCAAGCTCAACTAGAACTTGAAATCCATTACAAATTCCGCCTACAGGCCAGCCTTCGTCTATGAATTTATGCAAGTCATTTGCCATCCTTGCTCTAATCCTTGAGGCAAATATTGCCCCAGCTCTTACATAATCTCCGGCAGAAAATCCCCCGGGGATCATAAGGCAATTATAATCAAATATATCTTTGAGATCTTTCAAATGAACAAGTTCAGGAGATGCCCCTAATCTCTTGAAAGCGTAGTACATCTCATCTTCATTGTTTGTTCCTTCTATTCTTAAAACACAAACTTTAATCTCAGACCTGTCCATTGAATCACCCCATATGCTCCCAGATTGCGTTTTTCCATTTATCCCTTAATTTCTCAACAGGAGTATCTATTATTGTATTCCCATTCTGTTTTATCCGTAGATTTTTTCCTGATACTTTTCCAATTTTTATGAAAGGTACTTTATTTTTATTAAACAGTGATTCAAACTCTTTTTCGTCTTTAACTTCAACTACCCATCTGGTATTTGATTCTGAAAAGAAAAATTCGTCTGCCCTCATACCTTTTATAATTGGCAATTCAATTTCTGCGCCATAATCACTGCCAAATGCCATTTCAGCAATAGCAACGGCTAAGCCCCCTTCGCTTAAATCATGACAGCTTTTCACAATACCATTTTGCATAGAATCAAGTAGGACCTTTGAATAATGTATCAAGTTCTCTGGATTCATTTTAGGGGCAATTCCCCCGTCTATTCCTAAAATCCTGTAGTATAATGAACCACCAAATTCTCTTTCAGTATTACCAATAAGATATATTGAATTTTGTTCTTTCTTGAAGTTGGAACTGATTTTTTTATCTACATCATCAATTATACCGATTCCAACGATAGTTGGCGTTGGGGGGCAACTCCCAACCATGCTTTCATTGTAAAGGCTTACATTGCCTGATGAAAATGATACCTGGAGATCTTTTGTAGCAAAGTTTAATCCCATCACAGCTTGATAAAAGTCCCCGAACCTCTCGGGTTTCTCGGGATTTCCAAAGTTGAGACAATCTGCCAAAGAGTGAGGTTTACCGCCAACTGCAACTATATTTCTGTAGATTTCATCTATAGCAGAGGCTGCTCCCCAGTAAGGATCATATTCCAATAAGAATGGATTTACCGCTGTTGAGATAACTAATCCCTTGTTAAGCTCCTCTACTGGCTTTATAATAGCAGAGTCTTGTGGTGAAAAGTTAACAACATCCCCGTATAGTGGAGTAAGTGAAGTTGATCCTCTAACAGTATGGTCATATTGAAGAATAACCCAATCCTTTGATGCGATATTTGGGTCTGAAAGCATCTTGATTAATATTTCATTTGCATCTTTAGGTGCTTGAGTTTGGATATCTTTCTGGGCTCTTTGAACAACTTTGACATCTCTTGCATATAGTGGTCCACCTGTTAAAAATTCTGAATCCATGTCAAATATCTTCTCTCCTTCGTAGTATACCAAGACTCTCCTCTCAGTAATCGTTTCACCAATAATGGCTGCATTAACATCCCACTTGTCAAAAATATCAAGAACTTTCTTCAGATTTTCTTTTGAAACGGCAAGCATCATCCTTTCTTGGGATTCTGATACCCATATTTCCCAGGGTTTCATCCCTTTTTCTTTTAACAATACCTTTTCTAAATTGACCTTAGCTCCAAAACCACCAGCGTGGGCCATTTCTCCTACTACGCACGATAAGCCCCCGCCACCCAAATCCTTCATACCGTTCAGAAGTTTTTTTGTATTAGCTTCAAGGCAAGCATGGATTAACGGTTCTTTTGTTATTGGGTCTCCCACTTGAACTGCAGAACGTGAAGATGTTTCTGACTCTTCATCAAGCTCTGCGGATGCGAAGTTTACACCATGAATACCATCTCTGCCGGTCTTCCCACCGACCATAACGAAGATATCCCCAAGCTCTTTGACTCTACTGTGGATTATATCGTCCTTCTTAATTATCCCAACACATCCGACATTTACAAGGCAGTTACCTGTATATCCTGGGTGGAAGTAAACTGACCCAGATACAGTTGGTATTCCTACTCTGTTCCCATAGTCCCTAATTCCAGCAACTACGCCTCTAAATATGAATTCAGGATGCTTTATACCCTTTGGTAGTTGGTCGTAAGGTAAATCTAGTGGCCCAAAAAATATAGGGTCTATTAGAGCAACAGGTTGCGCCCCCATACATACAACATCTCTAAGAATCCCACCAATTCCCGTAGCCGCTCCTCCATATGGCTCAACTGCAGATGGATGATTGTGGCTTTCTAGAGCCAAAACATAAGCATAATCTTTATCAAACTCTACTACTCCGGCGTCTTCCTTTATGACAAAAATATTCTGTGGAGCCTCAATATTAAAAATAAATTTTTTCAATAAACTCTTTGATGATTTGTAACAGCAGTGTTCTGACCATGCCTGGCCTATAGCCTGTATTTCGATATCTGTTGGATTCCTACCTTGCTCTCTAAAGTAATTTTTGACTGACTTCATTTCATCTAAGGAAAGTCCTATCCCTATCTTCCTACTTAACTCTAGAAGTTTTTCGTCAGGCAAGTCAAGATTAATTTCAAAAACATTTTGTTTGCTACTCATTTTATCATTTCCACTTCATAATCGTGGATTACAGGATTAATCAGGAGTTTTTTGCACATCATGTCAACGTCTTCTCTGATCTTCTTTTCATCCTTTCCACTTATCTCTATGACGTAGCTTCTTTTTACTTCAACATTTTCGACATTATCAAAACTTAGTAATTTCAGGGATTTTTTGATATTAAGGCCCTCAGGGTCTGTAATTCCTTCTTTTAATCCAACTTTAATTTCTACCTTCAAATAAATCACCTAAATTTTTCTCCAGTAATTCTTTCATACATATTTATGTAAAGATTGGATACATCCTTCACCATATTTTCAGGTAATGCAGGTATATCTGGTTCTGGTCGACCTTCATCCCTTGCATCGTATAACGATTTTTTGTATCCTGTCTTAATATAATATTGCCTTACAAATTCCTTTGAAAGTTCTACCATCTGCCCTTCTTCGTAAAGTTTTTTATCCCAGAATCTATCTTCGTCTGCAGTTCCAAAGACGTCAATAAACATCAGAGTTCTGTCTTCATTCATCCCGAACTCCTTTTTTCCATCAACATGAATCAAGCCACCTTTTTCTACTATCTTTGACATCCTTGAATCCATTTTGATTATTGTTTCAAGAATATTCTTGTATTCTTCTTCTGTAAGTTTAGATATGATCAAGGCTTCCTTCTTTTCCAATGGTCTATCCACAGGTTCAAGCTTTGTTGATGTTTCAATAAAGGGCTCAGGCAGCTCTTCTCCATATTCAACTGTTTTTTTACTAAATCCAAGTTCTTTTGGATCTATCTTGCCCTTATTTATCCTATCATGGAGGGAACCTGCAACGTAGTGTCTGCAAATAAATTCTAACGGGATAAGATAATTTTTTGTCTTGTGATCAATTTTATTATAATCGTGAATGATGTTGACCCTCTTGACCAACATCTTGTTTTTATCTGTTATTTTTATGAAGTGAGTTAGGAATCCTAACTTCTCTGCCTCTTTAAGCCAGAAAGCCCCTTCCCTACAAAGTGTTTCTCCTTTGAAAGGAATTTTAGAGGGAATTATTTTGTCAAAGACAGATATCCTGTCAGTAAATTCAAATTCAATTTCCTTATCAGAAACATCGTAAACTCTCTTAACTTTTCCTTCTCTTGAAAAACTAGTAGAGGTATCACTTGGGGTACTCATATTTGACTTTATTATATCTGATATTTAAATATATTTATCATTAAATTTAGAGATTTTGATAATTTAGATTTTCTTAATAAATTGAAGACGGGCAACAAGCATATTCTATAAAGAATCCTTAACTTTAAATAATTACAACGATATCCTAAGCCATGCCCAAAACAAAATTAAGTCATAAAATCATAATTAGAGGAATTCTTAGTTATGGCTTGATACTCGCCCTTACCTTTATTTGCGCAGGCCGTTTAAACTACTGGCAAGGTTGGATCTATAATGGATTGAATATTCTTTTTGTTTTACTAACTTATTATTATTTGTCAGATGACACCGGGCTAATTGCAGAACGATTAAAGCCAGGAGAGGGAATGAAAAGCTGGGATAAAATATACTTCATGGTATCCTCCCCTTCTTATTTTGTCATGATAATTTTATCTGCTCTTGATGTTGGTCGTTTTGGTTGGACTCCGAAGCTTCCTTTATTAGGTGTAATTGTTGGTATTCTTCTTTACATAATTGGGCAATCAATATTCTTATGGGCAAAGAAATCGAATAAATTCTTCTCTACAGTTGTTAGAATCCAAAAAGAAAGAGGGCACAAAGTATGTAAAGGTGGACCATACGCATACGTAAGGCATCCTGGCTACATTAGCGGAATAATGTATACTTTTGCAACACCTTTGGTATTGGGATCTTTCTGGGGATTAACAATTAATTTATTTACAATCGTGCCATTATTAGTAAGAACTTACCTTGAAGATACAACTTTACAGAAAGAACTAGATGGCTATCTTGAATATACTAAAGAAGTTAAATATAGATTAATCCCAAGGATATGGTAGATATTAGTGATTGAAGTATCTCATTCCAGTGAAGATCATAGAGATGCCAAATTTATTTGATGTTTCTATTACCTCTTTGTCCCTTATTGAGCCTCCAGACTGGATAATGAATTTTATATTATGCTCGGCTGCAACTCTAACAGTATCATCGAACGGGAAGAAGGCATCAGAAACTAGAACACACTCTGATATCTTTTCTTTGAAAAAGACCTCTTTGTCAATATTTGGCTTTTCTTCATTCCACATATTTTCAAGATTCTCATATATTTTTGGTATTGCAAGTTTTTTAAGTGAGTCAACTCTATTTGGCTGTCCAACTCCACTTCCTAATACCTTAAACTGACCTTTTTCGTATTCCATCCCCAAAACAATTGAGTTTGACTTTGTATATTTAGTTGCTATAATTGTAAAAAGGCCTAAATCCTTTTTACTATCGGGAAATTTTTCATTTGTAACGCATTCCCATTTTTCATAAAGACCTTTTGGTCGATCCTGTTCAATAATCCCACCAATCAAATATTTGTAAACTTTTTCTTCAGAAGTGAAAAGTTTTCCCGTTTCAAGGATTCTCAAATCTTTGCTCTTGTTCTTCAAAAATTCTAATGCATCCGCATCGAAAGAAGGAGCAACTATTACTTCAACAAATTTACCTTTGAGAAAAGAAGCTGTTTCTAAATCTACTTTTCTCGTCAAAGCTATTATACTACCGTATGCTGATACTCTATCCCCATCCCATGCATTTTTCAATGCGCCAAGTAGAGTCTTTCCTGTAGCAATACCACAAGGATTTAGATGTTTCACAATTACTGCTGCATTGTAATGAGAAAGTTCCTTTGCAGCATTTAGCGCAGCTTCAATATCAAGATAATTATTATAAGAAAGAGCCTTGCCGTGAAGCTGTTTCATGTTTGATGCTGACGGCTCAACAGTATCTTTTTTGAAAAAACGTGCTTTTTGATGCCAATTCTCCCCATATCTTAGATCCTTACCAGAATCATAAGAAAGTCTTAATTTCTTATTTTCAGTTAGGGCTTCTGAAAGATAAGAATCAATTGCACTATCGTAATCAGCGGTGTGGGAAAAAGCCTTGACACATAATTTCTTTCGTGTTTCGTAAGAGGTATTTCCTTTTTCTAACAACTCTTTAGTGACGCCACTATAATCTGATGGGTCCACAATAACAGTTACATATTTGAAATTTTTAGCAGCTGCCCTTAGAAGAGTTACTCCGCCGATGTCAATGTTTTCAATTGCATCTTCAAGAGAAGGATTTTTTGCAACAGTTTCTTTGAAAGCATACAAGTTACATACAACAACATCTATTGGTTTTATCCCTTCTGAACTTATTTCATTTTCATGCCCTTTGTCATCCCTGATATATAGAATTCCACCATGGATATTTGGATGTAGAGTTTTTACCCTACCTCCAATCATTTCTTTAAATCCTGTAATTTTTTCAATTGGAGTTGCATCTATACCATTTTCCAAAAGAAATTTTAATGTGCCCCCAGTCGATACAATTTCAAAGCCAAGTTCAGATAAAGTTTTTGCAAACGTTTCGAGGCCATTTTTATTTGTAACGCTAATTAGTGCTCTTCTTTCCATCACTTTGGCACGTTCGGAATGTTAATTTAAATAATTTTCTCTTTTCAACTACAGAAAGTTTTAAGTATTATAACTTAAGTTAATACTCAATGGCTGTAAATGATTATACTATTGCGACACTTGGAAGTCATTCCGCCCTTCAAATATTAAAGGGTGCAAAAGATGAGGGATTTAAGACCTTATGTATAGCAAAAAAAGGAGCAGAAAAAGTTTACAGAAGTTTTGGTGTAGCCGATGAAATTCTACTTGTTGATCATTTCAAAGAGCTTTTTTCCTTGCAAGATGAATTAATAAAAAGGAATACCATCCTTATACCACACGGTTCTTTTATTGCTTATATGAAAATAGATGACTTCAAAGACTTGAAGGTAATGTACTTTGGTAATAAAGACGTGCTAGAATGGGAGTCTTCACGAGAACTTGAAAGGCAATGGTTAACTGATGCAAATATAAAAATTCCAAGAATATTTGATACCCCAGAAGATATTGATAGGCCAGTAATTGTAAAGTTTTATGGTGCACAAGGGGGAAAGGGATATTTTCTTGCCAAAGATACAAAGGATTTTCATGAAAAAATTTGTGATCATATTAACGAGCAATATGTAATCCAAGAGTATATCATTGGAGTACCTGCATATTTCCATTATTTTTACAGTCCGTTAAATAATGAACTAGAAATAATGAGCTTCGATAAAAGATATGAGAGTAATGTAGACTCTATTGGAAGGATCTCTGCAAGAGATCAATTTGCACTAAAGAAGATAGACCCAAGTTATGTCGTAGTTGGGAATATTCCAATAACTGTCAGAGAGTCATTGCTACCTGAAATATTTGACATGGGTGAGAGAGTAATTGAAAAGTCAAAAAAGTTAATTTCTAAACAAGGTCTGTTTGGCCCATTCTGTCTTGAAGGTGTAATTACACCAGAGGAAGATATATTCATATTTGAAATTTCAGCTAGAATTGTAGCGGGCACAAATCTTTTCGAACCATATTCACCTTATACTTATATCAAATACGGAAAGCCTATGTCAACAGGAAGAAGAATAGCCTTAGAGATTAAAAATGCAATAAATAATGATAGGCTTTCAGATATAGTTTGCTAGAGGCCTGTCGGTATATCTATAAACTCTGTTTTTATGCCATATTTCTCTTCAACTTTTTTTCCTAGAGCCTTTACCCCGAGCTTTTCAGTAGCATAGTGTCCTGCAAATATTAAATTTATTCCAGCTTCTTTTGCAATATGATAGATAGTGTGTGAAGGTTCACCAGTAATAAATAGGTCCAATCCTTCTTTGATGCAATCCTCAAAAGCAGACCCACCACCACCACTAACTATTCCAACAGATATAATCTTATCAGGCCCAAACTGGAAAGAATCAATTTTTGCAGGAAGAGTTTTTTCTAGGGTTTTAGATATATCTGTTATAGTTTTCAATTTTTCATATTTTCCTTTGAATCCTATCTTTACTCCATGGTAGGCTCCAAATGGCTCGGGATCAGAAAGATTTAATATTTTTATTAGCTCTATGTTATTTCCAACTTCTGGATGCATATCGAGAGGCAGATGTACGGCATATAAGGAAATACCATTTTCCAAAAGATAAGAAATTCTTTCTTTCACAAGGCCCCTTATACATTTTAATCCACCCCAGATTAGCCCGTGGTGGACTATCAAGAGATCGGCCTTTCTTTTCGAAGCCTCTTTGAAAATTTCCAGAGAACTGTCTACGCCTAGGCATATTTTTTTGACTTCTTTTTTTCCTTCTATTTGTAATCCGTTTGCAGATACATCATCTATCTCATTAACTCTAAGATAATCGTCCATATAGCTAACAAGCTCATTAAGTTCCATGAAGATAAATTTGAAAAGGCATTTAAATAACTTATACTTACTCCAAATTACATGGACGTAGAACTGATATGGGACCTTGACTCTTTCTTAAAAAGACTTGAAACGCTCAGAGAAAAAGGGGTAGTTTTTGGTATATACAAAAATATTCTCCATGTTGAGGAATTAGCTGCACTAAAAGAATTAGAAAAGGAAAGAAAACAACCCCTATTAATTTCTGAAGATAACGAAGATAGTTATTATGAAAAAGTAAAGATTTGCAAAATGATTCTCTTGGACATAAAAAATGGTGGGCAGTTCTATGAAAAACTGATAAAAGC
This portion of the Methanofastidiosum sp. genome encodes:
- a CDS encoding Nif3-like dinuclear metal center hexameric protein, whose product is MELNELVSYMDDYLRVNEIDDVSANGLQIEGKKEVKKICLGVDSSLEIFKEASKRKADLLIVHHGLIWGGLKCIRGLVKERISYLLENGISLYAVHLPLDMHPEVGNNIELIKILNLSDPEPFGAYHGVKIGFKGKYEKLKTITDISKTLEKTLPAKIDSFQFGPDKIISVGIVSGGGGSAFEDCIKEGLDLFITGEPSHTIYHIAKEAGINLIFAGHYATEKLGVKALGKKVEEKYGIKTEFIDIPTGL